Proteins encoded in a region of the Bactrocera tryoni isolate S06 chromosome 4, CSIRO_BtryS06_freeze2, whole genome shotgun sequence genome:
- the LOC120774383 gene encoding putative protein TPRXL, producing the protein MAAMKILLLLVVSVAILNYGLVNGAGETSDTSSSSSGSSSAADTSSSSSGSSSPADTSSSSSGSSSPADTSSSSSGSSSPASSSSPASSSSSSGSSSPASSSSPASSSSADNASSSSPGTSSTSPTSSDNSRAKEVRAEKRKNRTLRKQLRKQRNAMKRMKLQERRRRLRRRRRQQNRRRRSNRRRV; encoded by the coding sequence ATGGCAGCCATGAAAATACTACTGTTACTAGTCGTGAGCGTTGCGATCCTGAACTACGGTCTGGTTAACGGTGCCGGTGAAACGTCTGATACTTCATCGTCATCGTCTGGTAGTTCATCAGCAGCTGATACTTCATCCTCATCGTCTGGTAGCTCATCACCAGCTGATACTTCATCGTCATCGTCTGGTAGCTCATCACCAGCTGATACTTCATCGTCATCGTCTGGTAGTTCATCACCAGCGAGCAGTTCGTCACCAGCGAGCAGTTCATCATCGTCTGGTAGTTCATCACCAGCGTCCAGTTCATCGCCAGCTTCATCTTCATCGGCAGACAATGCTTCATCATCATCCCCTGGAACTAGTTCAACAAGTCCCACGAGTAGTGATAACTCTAGAGCAAAAGAAGTAAGAGCAGAAAAGCGCAAGAATAGAACACTGCGTAAACAATTAAGAAAACAACGCAATGCTATGAAAAGAATGAAACTTCAAGAACGCAGAAGAAGGCTACGACGCAGGAGACGTCAGCAGAACCGCAGAAGAAGATCTAACAGAAGGAGAGTCTAA